One window from the genome of Natronomonas pharaonis DSM 2160 encodes:
- a CDS encoding HFX_2341 family transcriptional regulator has protein sequence MQTHIVPVGFDYDRLIAPLVRDQLDVDRVILLEGAVGSEANVEYSRNLADKLQKDFTNLLGAETEEYLVEDVYDYDAAFEQAYDLINGELDTGSEVWVNVSAMPRTVSFAFATAAHSIMVEREGDRDRIHTYYTVPEKYLETELAEELRAQCSLLEDVLEDDVEDERIEEHLDVARDLLEEFDERGTTIGAKQFGDSHIIELPVASFSNVKPFEELILFTLGEHDEFESVSELAQTLARELGEEYTDSFRSKVIYNVDRLGPGGKGYIEQESHGKSYRTRLSRIGELWVRSHADESDL, from the coding sequence CGTGATTCTCCTTGAAGGGGCGGTCGGCAGTGAGGCCAACGTCGAGTACTCGCGGAACCTCGCAGACAAGCTTCAGAAGGACTTTACGAACCTGCTCGGGGCCGAAACTGAGGAGTACCTCGTCGAGGATGTCTACGACTACGACGCCGCCTTCGAGCAGGCCTACGACCTGATTAACGGCGAACTCGACACCGGCAGCGAGGTGTGGGTCAACGTCTCGGCGATGCCCCGGACTGTCTCGTTTGCGTTTGCGACAGCGGCTCATTCGATTATGGTAGAACGCGAAGGAGACCGCGACCGCATCCACACCTACTACACGGTTCCCGAGAAATATCTCGAAACGGAGTTGGCCGAGGAACTGCGCGCACAGTGTTCGCTTCTCGAAGATGTCCTCGAAGACGACGTCGAAGATGAACGAATCGAAGAGCATCTCGACGTTGCCCGCGACCTCCTGGAAGAGTTCGACGAGCGCGGGACGACAATCGGCGCAAAGCAGTTCGGCGATAGCCACATCATCGAACTCCCGGTCGCTTCGTTTTCGAACGTCAAACCGTTCGAGGAGCTCATTCTGTTCACGCTCGGCGAACACGACGAGTTTGAGTCCGTCTCGGAGCTCGCCCAGACGCTGGCCCGTGAACTGGGCGAAGAGTACACCGACTCGTTCCGTTCGAAGGTCATCTACAACGTCGACCGGCTCGGCCCGGGCGGAAAGGGTTACATCGAACAGGAATCCCACGGCAAGTCCTACCGGACGCGGCTTTCCCGTATCGGCGAACTGTGGGTTCGCTCCCACGCTGACGAATCCGACCTGTAG